One region of Baekduia soli genomic DNA includes:
- a CDS encoding metallophosphoesterase family protein translates to MRLLVVADQAPHLPLPALVRAHAPDAVVTLGDLAADVLDPLWRYEVPILGVYGNHDDGRYLGAANTTDLHLATATLGGLTFTGFQGCVRYKRGAPLQYSQREASRLARGLPRADVLVTHSPPRGVHEEPGDRAHEGFDGLRAYVEAVQPRLHLHGHTPAPPRATVRIGATPVMHVVGHRLVELPGG, encoded by the coding sequence ATGCGTCTGCTCGTGGTCGCAGACCAAGCGCCCCATCTCCCCCTCCCCGCCCTCGTCCGCGCGCATGCGCCCGACGCCGTGGTCACGCTCGGGGACCTGGCGGCCGACGTCCTGGATCCCCTGTGGCGCTACGAGGTGCCCATCCTCGGCGTCTACGGCAACCACGACGACGGCCGCTACCTCGGCGCCGCCAACACCACCGACCTGCACCTGGCCACGGCGACGCTCGGCGGCCTGACGTTCACGGGCTTCCAGGGCTGCGTGCGCTACAAGCGCGGCGCGCCGCTGCAGTACAGCCAGCGCGAGGCCTCGCGCCTGGCCCGCGGCCTGCCGCGCGCCGACGTCCTGGTGACCCACTCGCCGCCGCGCGGGGTCCACGAGGAGCCCGGCGATCGCGCCCACGAGGGCTTCGACGGGCTGCGGGCCTACGTCGAGGCCGTCCAGCCGCGCCTGCACCTGCACGGCCACACGCCCGCCCCGCCCCGGGCCACGGTGCGCATCGGCGCCACGCCGGTCATGCACGTCGTGGGCCACCGCCTCGTCGAGCTGCCCGGCGGCTGA
- a CDS encoding TIGR03668 family PPOX class F420-dependent oxidoreductase, producing the protein MTAAQARDRLAAARVARLATADAQGRPHLVPITFAVAGETIYHAVDHKPKRTRALRRLANVAANPQVSVLADVYDEDWGRLWWARADGEARVLDAAAPEGELAVGLLAGRYAPYREVPPAGPVLAVDVRRWSGWAAAG; encoded by the coding sequence ATGACCGCCGCCCAGGCCCGCGACCGCCTCGCCGCCGCGCGGGTCGCGCGCCTGGCCACCGCCGACGCCCAGGGACGGCCGCACCTCGTGCCGATCACGTTCGCCGTGGCGGGCGAGACGATCTACCACGCCGTCGACCACAAGCCCAAGCGCACCCGGGCGCTGCGGCGCCTGGCCAACGTGGCCGCCAACCCGCAGGTCAGCGTGCTGGCCGACGTCTACGACGAGGACTGGGGGCGGCTGTGGTGGGCGCGCGCCGACGGCGAGGCCCGCGTCCTGGACGCCGCCGCGCCGGAGGGCGAGCTCGCCGTCGGGCTGCTGGCTGGGCGCTACGCGCCCTACCGCGAGGTCCCGCCCGCCGGCCCGGTGCTCGCCGTCGACGTGCGGCGCTGGTCGGGGTGGGCCGCCGCGGGCTGA
- a CDS encoding LLM class F420-dependent oxidoreductase, whose translation MDTGVGFFPTHDAIGPGEIARLVEERGHAGLYFPEHSHIPVSRESPYPGGGPLPRKYFHTYDLFVALTAAAVATTRLRIASAICLVIQRDPIHTAKEVASIDHLSGGRFEFGVGAGWNREEMADHGTDARVRMAILRERVEAMKAIWTQDEASYHGKHVDFDPMWSWPKPAQWPHPPILVGGNGPTVLDRVLAFGDAWFPNHNRGDVLDRMPELRERAEAAGRTIPVIMFGAPADPRELERMREAGVARAVCWVPSAARGEVERTLDAFEGAVRELNGE comes from the coding sequence ATGGACACCGGAGTCGGCTTCTTCCCCACCCACGACGCGATCGGACCCGGCGAGATCGCCCGCCTGGTCGAGGAGCGCGGGCACGCGGGGCTGTACTTCCCGGAGCACTCGCACATCCCCGTCAGCCGCGAGAGTCCGTACCCCGGCGGCGGCCCGCTGCCGCGCAAGTACTTCCACACCTACGACCTGTTCGTCGCGCTGACCGCCGCGGCCGTCGCCACGACGCGGCTGCGCATCGCCAGCGCGATCTGCCTGGTCATCCAGCGCGACCCGATCCACACCGCCAAGGAGGTCGCCAGCATCGACCACCTCTCCGGCGGGCGCTTCGAGTTCGGCGTCGGCGCCGGCTGGAACCGGGAGGAGATGGCCGACCACGGCACGGACGCCCGCGTGCGCATGGCGATCCTGCGCGAGCGCGTCGAGGCGATGAAGGCCATCTGGACCCAGGACGAGGCCAGCTACCACGGCAAGCACGTCGACTTCGACCCGATGTGGTCCTGGCCCAAGCCCGCGCAGTGGCCGCACCCGCCGATCCTCGTCGGCGGCAACGGCCCGACGGTGCTGGACCGCGTCCTGGCCTTCGGCGACGCGTGGTTCCCCAACCACAACCGCGGCGACGTCCTGGACCGCATGCCCGAGCTGCGCGAGCGCGCCGAGGCGGCGGGCCGCACGATCCCGGTCATCATGTTCGGCGCCCCCGCCGATCCCCGCGAGCTCGAGCGCATGCGCGAGGCGGGCGTCGCGCGCGCGGTGTGCTGGGTCCCCTCGGCGGCGCGTGGCGAGGTCGAGCGCACCCTGGACGCCTTCGAGGGCGCGGTCCGCGAGCTCAACGGCGAATGA
- a CDS encoding helix-turn-helix domain-containing protein, whose protein sequence is MSTGVPALDDVLGGLFWGDNVVWELDGASADPFYRAILRLEDAFDASTWIAVRGAPSRLVPDFPRLETVGISPEYTSIEPSDLLREIRSRCEAGKRNLLLFAPLDRMVCAWGAELTRGFFARCCPLLLDVGAIAYWSMDLRETPAAVQDTVEAVTQCVLHLDKHSVRVAKAEGRDPSVRGSLLHWHDEQEGPVLFEADVIGRVAASLRTLRRSRNITQRQLAQTAGVTSSAISQAERAERGLSLTTLVRLSSELGLTVDDLLHGEDPSTYQIGRRIGDPRRAPEPAITLLGGVGSEVRVDLVHLAARQAGAPIGRHSGRGIVAVSCGLVQVGLGNHTPTIRGGEVLVADCAHIDGWRNLGDREAVLFWIAIAERA, encoded by the coding sequence GTGAGCACCGGCGTCCCGGCCCTCGACGACGTACTCGGGGGGCTGTTCTGGGGGGACAACGTCGTGTGGGAGTTGGACGGCGCCTCGGCCGACCCGTTCTACCGGGCCATCCTGCGCCTCGAGGATGCCTTCGATGCGAGCACGTGGATCGCAGTCCGCGGTGCGCCCAGCCGGCTCGTACCGGACTTCCCACGACTCGAGACCGTCGGCATCTCGCCCGAGTACACGTCGATCGAGCCGAGCGACCTGCTGCGCGAGATCCGCAGTCGGTGCGAAGCCGGCAAGCGCAACCTGCTGCTGTTCGCGCCTCTGGATCGGATGGTGTGCGCGTGGGGCGCCGAGCTCACGCGCGGCTTCTTCGCGCGCTGCTGTCCGCTGCTGCTCGACGTGGGAGCCATCGCCTACTGGTCGATGGATCTGCGGGAGACGCCTGCGGCGGTTCAGGACACCGTCGAGGCGGTGACGCAATGCGTGCTGCATCTGGACAAGCACAGCGTGCGCGTGGCCAAGGCCGAGGGCCGCGATCCGAGCGTCAGGGGCTCGCTGCTGCACTGGCACGACGAACAGGAGGGCCCCGTCCTCTTCGAGGCCGACGTCATCGGTCGGGTGGCAGCGTCGCTGCGGACGCTGCGGCGATCCCGCAACATCACACAACGACAGCTGGCGCAGACGGCAGGGGTGACGTCAAGTGCGATCTCGCAGGCCGAGCGGGCCGAGCGCGGTCTATCGCTGACGACGCTCGTACGCTTGAGCTCGGAGCTCGGACTGACGGTGGACGACCTGCTCCACGGCGAAGACCCGTCGACCTATCAGATCGGACGACGCATCGGGGACCCGCGCCGCGCCCCCGAGCCCGCCATCACCCTGCTCGGAGGGGTCGGGTCCGAGGTGAGAGTCGATCTGGTGCATCTTGCCGCTCGACAGGCCGGAGCGCCGATTGGACGCCACAGCGGCCGGGGGATCGTTGCGGTGTCGTGCGGGCTCGTCCAGGTTGGGTTGGGGAACCATACGCCGACGATCCGCGGCGGCGAAGTACTGGTCGCCGATTGCGCGCACATCGATGGCTGGCGCAACCTCGGCGACCGCGAGGCCGTTCTGTTCTGGATCGCCATCGCAGAGCGCGCGTGA
- a CDS encoding DUF190 domain-containing protein codes for MITDALKLSVYFGESLTIGSMLASDALMGGLAEHGLTCTVLLRGIEGFGLNRRIHAERFPDISTDLPLLAVAVDAPDRIRGALEDVDRAVPRGLVTLERARLATGADVAGAEFPEGPGRAAKLTIFCGAGERVGGRPAYREAVALLRRHGAPGAIVLPGVDGLLGGRRQRARLFATNSNTPMVIVAVGPPALLRRSLAHLHELFVEPVVTLEGIAQVKHDGELLEPPPCVANGHGSRRDVWQAIRVYTRRTAEVNGRALYSELTRRLREVGAAGATTILGDWGFSSDEEPHGDRLGRVKSDRPTYTVYIDRPEKVAEVWPVIDELTAHHGIVTSLLVPGYRERSGETVHGSLDVAEEATVSRRPSEDVGGEAALDRMAGGEMRAEESGWLDALLGRVQEFTRQRGGREPIVRVTLADGEQFFLFAVEAGPGDGFLTLYPHPEHYDELLKVPGGGRLPPRAVIVPHGSIMKMELLARAPRGTRSLVTLRRTR; via the coding sequence ATGATCACCGACGCCCTGAAGCTCTCGGTCTACTTCGGCGAGTCGCTCACCATCGGATCCATGCTGGCCAGCGACGCCCTGATGGGCGGCTTGGCCGAGCACGGGCTCACGTGCACCGTGCTGCTGCGGGGGATCGAGGGGTTCGGACTCAATCGTCGCATCCACGCCGAGCGCTTCCCCGACATCTCCACGGACCTGCCGCTGCTGGCGGTGGCGGTGGATGCCCCCGACCGCATCCGCGGCGCGCTGGAGGACGTCGACCGGGCCGTGCCTCGCGGCCTGGTGACGCTCGAGCGGGCGCGCCTGGCCACCGGCGCCGACGTGGCCGGCGCCGAGTTCCCGGAAGGGCCGGGCAGGGCCGCGAAGCTCACGATCTTCTGCGGCGCGGGCGAGCGGGTCGGCGGCCGTCCCGCGTACCGCGAGGCCGTGGCGCTGCTGAGGCGCCACGGCGCCCCCGGAGCGATCGTGCTGCCCGGCGTGGACGGGCTGCTCGGTGGCCGCCGCCAACGGGCACGGCTCTTTGCGACCAACAGCAACACGCCGATGGTGATCGTCGCGGTCGGACCGCCCGCGCTGCTGCGACGATCGCTGGCGCACCTGCACGAGCTGTTCGTCGAGCCGGTGGTGACGCTCGAGGGCATCGCGCAGGTCAAGCACGACGGCGAACTGCTGGAGCCCCCGCCGTGCGTGGCGAACGGGCATGGGTCGCGTCGGGACGTGTGGCAGGCGATCCGCGTGTACACGCGGCGGACGGCGGAGGTCAATGGTCGGGCGCTCTACAGCGAGCTGACCCGGCGCCTACGTGAGGTCGGCGCCGCGGGCGCCACCACGATCCTCGGCGACTGGGGTTTCTCCAGCGACGAGGAGCCGCACGGCGACAGACTCGGCCGCGTGAAGAGCGACCGGCCGACCTACACGGTGTACATCGATCGTCCCGAGAAGGTGGCCGAGGTCTGGCCCGTCATCGATGAGCTGACCGCGCACCACGGGATCGTGACCTCGCTGCTCGTGCCCGGCTACCGGGAGCGCTCGGGCGAGACCGTCCACGGCAGCCTCGACGTGGCCGAGGAGGCCACCGTGAGCCGGCGACCCTCGGAGGACGTTGGCGGTGAGGCGGCGCTCGACAGGATGGCGGGCGGGGAGATGCGCGCGGAGGAGTCGGGCTGGCTGGACGCGCTCCTCGGCCGGGTGCAGGAGTTCACCCGCCAGCGCGGAGGCCGCGAGCCGATCGTGCGCGTGACGCTGGCCGACGGCGAGCAGTTCTTCCTGTTCGCCGTCGAGGCCGGACCGGGCGACGGGTTTCTCACCCTGTATCCCCACCCCGAGCACTACGACGAGCTGCTGAAGGTCCCCGGCGGCGGTCGCCTTCCGCCACGGGCCGTGATCGTCCCGCATGGCTCGATCATGAAGATGGAGCTCCTCGCCCGGGCGCCACGGGGCACTCGGTCGCTCGTGACGCTGCGCCGGACGCGGTGA